CCATTTTCTGCAGCTACACCACTTTTCAGAGTCAACTTTGAACTAGGGTGGTATGGGACTACACCAAAATGTTTCTTCACTATTAACAGCATGAGTGCAGATTTCGGTGAGTAGTGGGCTTACCCAGATCTTGATGCTGGGCCCAGTGGCGGCACAGAGCCAGTAGCGGTTGGGGCTGAAGCAGAGGGCATTGATGTTGTCACCACTGTCAAGGGTGTACAGATGCTTGCCCTCATTCAGGTCCCATAACATGGCCTGACCGTCCTATTGGAGGGAATGGGGTTCAGGCAAATCAGCAAAAGAATTATGAAATGCTTGTGTCACAGACATGAAAGCAACCCTAGTTGACTAAACCCTCAACAAAAATTATTGTTTGGTACTGGTTGATTTCAGAAACAGCCTCTTTATCATCATAATGAAACAGACAGCATTAGAATTTCCATCATTGCATAAACCAGCACATCACTATTCCACACTGCAATTTACATGGCCACATATACCGAGCAAGGTAAGATACGGGTAACCAGTCAGAacacttaaaatatttaatgcaatacatttgtaaaaacgCTTTCATACCTTTCCACCAGATGCACAGAGGGAGCCATCAGGAGAGACTGTCACTGTGTTCAGGTATCCAGTGTGGCCAATGTGGTTAGTCTTCAGCTTGCAGTTGGCCAGATTCCACACCTGAACAAGGGAGACCAAGTTAAGGTACATGCTTAAGCAAAATAGCCAAGTTGTTCACCTCTTAGTtatcttaagatgaatgtaCTGATGAAGTTGGTCTGGGTTAGTGTCTGCCAAATGACTAAGTGGGACAAACCCAGTAAAGTATAAATAATTGACATTAACAGCATGAAAGCAGTCTAGTTCCGGTACCCATCATCATTGCAGGACTTGTCATCAGAGCCAAGGCTCAGAtaataaatgtcattttatAATCACAGGGTACTTCTAAACAGTCACATGACTATCCACATTACACCACACCTTAAAACCCATTTTAGAAGACAGGTGACTACTGAATATAGACCGTTAAACAGCAGTTTGCATGTTCCTCCCCAAGCAACATGCACAGCTGAAGATCATGTTGGTTAGTGGTAACAGGACGGCAGTAGATAACTTGTTTTTGGAAGAGCTTGGCAATTGGAACGGGGTGATCCTGTAACCtctaaacaaaaatctaaatcgTTCTACTTAACGGAGGCCACCGTCCAGGCGTGTCACTACTTGCGTTGTACTCACCTTGACCATTTTGTCCCAACCACAGGAGACAATGATGGGGTTGCTGCTGTTGGGGGAGAAGCGGACACAGGACACCCACTCAGAGTGGCTCTCGTCCTGGATAGTGTACTTGCAGACTCCCAGGGTGTTCCATAGCTTGATGGTCTTATCACGGGAGCCGGACACAATTTGCCGGTTGTCAGCGGAGAAAGCCACACTCAGGACGTCCTTGGTGTGACCTACAAAGCGGCGGGTTGTGGTGCCACTGGAGAAAAAGAACCGTTGAGTAAATGTAAATTCCACAGATTCACTTCACCACGAGCTCTTATAGGTGCTCAAATGAAACTAAAGTGGCATCCTATTATCGCATTCATGCCTCAGGAGCAGTTTGAGTTCAGAAACAGCCTCTTTATCATCACAGAGATGCAGTTGGCATTGGAAGTTTCATCATCACTTAGAACTAGTATCAACATGTAGGGTTCACGCACTTAGGAAATCCATATGGTCAAACATAGTAAAATGACTAAGAAGAAGCCGACCGCTCCAGTCAGCTGTGTAGTTGGCTTTTGATACAACTCCAGTGAGTTATTAACCAATCCTGGTCTTTATTTCAGACTACAAATCATTTGAACCATAccgagaaaaaaaaacacctacaCACAACAGACCTCCAGGACAAGAACACCCTGTCAGTAGCTCAGAAAACACCCAAAATGAGCCAATCAACAAGCCTACTGACATTTCCGTAAAATACTTACGTGGTGAGGTCCCAGAGGCGGAGGGTCCCATCCCAGGACCCAGACAGGGCAAACTGTCCATCCGAGGAGATGACAACATCGCTCACAAAGTGAGAGTGTCCCTTTAGGGCACGCTGGGGGATGCCATAGTTGGTCTCGTCACGGGTCAACTTCCACATGATGATAGACTTGTCTGtaaaaatttaattaaaaaaaattaaataatgaaaatgtaaagaaagcAGTCAACCAGTTGGTAGGCACGTCTTTAGAAGTAATGCAGACTACCAAATCAAGAGGTCGGTATGGCGAAAAAAATCATCATGACTGACAGAATCAGCAAGTGCATTGTAAAGCATCTGTCCTAATATGTAGGGACGGGACGCCAGCTAGCCACTAACTACAACCACTGTCACACATGCAAAATTAACTTTTATATAAGCACATGAAATggatcactacagtaaacacgTTTCCTGCATCTCACAGCAAGCCTAGTCAACCATTTGGCCACTTGGCGGTGCACGTGGAACTGATGTCGGTAAAGTGACGTTTGCTACGAGTCCAATGTTAGCATTTGGACATCATTTATCTGGGGAGAGCGTTTTGTCAACTACTCAATAAGATTCTGAGGCAGAATTTGGTAAAGGCCGTGCCCCCTATAATTTAAGATGTATACTGTCCAAAACGCATTCGTGGCTAAAGAAACATTTGCGAAGCTGAGGCTAGCATGTTAGCGGATAGCCATATTGGCGTCCATCGTAGCCGGCGGAGAAACGCTTACCTCGGGATGCAGACAAAATCATATCGGGAAACTGAGGGGTAGTTGCGATCTGGGTGACCCAACCATTATGCCCCTTTAGGGTCCCCCGTACTGTCATCTGCTCGGTCATTTTGGCGAAGTTTTAGTGTGCCTTTCGCAAGGATGGATGTAGATTAGTTTGAGGTCTAGGTTTCCCTAGGTCCTCTCACATTTAggcacagagaaagaggaagcagagacccggatgcagaacctttgagGGGTCGATCGCGCGCAGAGTACATTGGGTAGAACAGTTTTAACCCTTTCATGCCTGTGTGCTTTTGCGCTGATCGGAATTGTTGGTCTAATACAGAACAACAGaatactgtaatattataagaaaagtaatacaaaaatatataaaataatgtctTTATAACATCATAGacagaaatcatacaatgtatgAAAAATGACGGTTACAAATGTAAGTGATATAAAGGTGTGAGAGAAGTAAGatctatatttaaaaatatatttactgggtggtttgaattctGATTTGTTGATAACCGTGGTATATGTAAGCTGTAAGGCATGAGGAGCTGTCCTTAGGCACAGCACAttgtggaacacacacacacacacacaaagaaagggGGTATTGAAAGTCACCctcccctttcaaaatgttcaccttgtgttgccatacaggctgaaatgaaaacacaaaatgtaacttgttccagctttatttacacaaagtaaaccacaatatccaagtaattttttgttgttgtaaaaaacgattaaaatgaaaaacactaaAATACCCTATTCCGATAAGTGAACACCCCCCGGAGTTGATACTTGGTGGGACCACCTTTTGCTGGAATTACTGCCATGAGTCTCATTgaatatgtctctactaactttgtgCAACACTCACTTTGAGCATTtagaccaggggtattcaaatcttaacCTATGAGGGCCGgtgcctgctggttttctgttctacctcatcattaattggacctacctggtgtcttaagtctgaataagtccctgattggaaggttgcaatgaaaaaatggagtggaactggcttcaagggccagatttgaataccctcAACTTAGGCTGTGCAATATTTACCCATTCTTCCtttcaagctcagtcaaattgcaTGGTGACCGCCTATGGACGgcactcttcaagtcattccacagatcaTCAATGGGATTTCGGTCGGGGATCTGACTAGGACATTCCCTTTCTTTTCCTACGGTTGTTTTGGTGATTGTGCTTTCATTTCAGACTGTAAGGTAACAAAAGGTGAACACTTTGAAAGGGGGTGTGAATGGCTTTcaatactttccaaagccacTTGTTTTACTGTCAACTCTAAAGTCAAACctgcaaaaaatattaaatctcCTCTTGCCCTTCTCTCACATCATGTGGTGTAACATATACAACTGTACACCAATTTAACATTATACCAACTGCTTGTACTAACTCAATGGATTGTTCACAGACAAGTTCTCAAATACTGTGTAGAAAAAATAATGTTATAATTTGTGGAGGGGTGGGTTAGAAGGGTTTCTGTTGCCCGAGGGTTAAGGTAAATTGTATAGTTCTGATACATAATTGGAAAATAATTGCTGAGAAAGGTTTTGTACAAATGACCCGAAGAGGCAGGAAAGGCATTAATACATTTCATGGAGTTTATTTCAGTCTCTATGTTGAGTTTGACCAGATTAGAGATAGCAGTTACAAAAATagcttaatttattttacaaccaAATACACAACCAAATAAACAAACCAATAAAATCCATCCAATACTGTGTAATTTTCTTAAAACACACCAAACTGTACTCAGACATTGTGTAACCAATGACtagtagatatatatatatataaaaagaagAGAACCTGAAGCTGGATGCGAAAGAAATAAAGTAATGTAATATTGCAGAGAAACATCCATTAAGGTAGTGTATCATCCAGACTGCTGTATATGTCCAACACTAAATGAGAATGAAAAAGGAAACAAATACAGTGTGATTGCTCACCCCATCCGAGTTGCAAATATAACACTTCGTAAATTAAAATGGAACCTGTGAATTAGTTAAGTAACATATAATGAACCAACTGTTCATTAACTTCCCCAGCATTTCTGTTATAATGGAACTCACAATCTCCTTATATGTGTCACATGCTCTTGATTTTaagttgtgtgtgcatgtgtatatatgtgtggtTGATAAAAACAGTGTGATCAAGCACCACAAAGATATATCTCTTATAGACAATCCATGAAGTTAGAAAGAAGTATGTTAAATTggaatacaaaatattaaaatctgTCTTCATGATGTGATaatgtataaaaacaaacaagaatgtATAGTTAAACCAACTGACAATTATTAGCTTTTTGTCATGGTgtgtcagctaaactgtaaTCTCATTGTACTAAACTTATTAAGAAAAAAACGATATAATTTTAAGTCAGCAGCAAGAATTCATACTGTTGTTCAAAAAACAGCATTGaatagaaatgtgttttcagCTAAGGTTAAGTGTTAAAACGTCAATACTGTGCAGTGAATACTGTGGTAAAATACTGATGTGATATTTAATGGGCTTATGTCTGAAGAAAAGGCCAAACGATCACAAAATGACTTCATATTCAAACCATTTGTTCAACTTCATGATGTAATACTGCATATTTAAGAAAACTGCAAATGGCTCCAGTTCCGACTTTGGATTTAACATAATTGACTCAGTATGCATCTGTATATTATACAAACACTTCCATGCACAGGAATGCAAATGTAACGTaactacaataaaataaaatgccacACTACACATCATGGGCAGTAGAGTTAGCCACACATAAACAACACCTGCATAAATAATCAGATGCCTTGTGTCATCTTACAAGGAAAGGCTGTTTAAGGCAGACTTtggttaaaaaatgtaaaaatagtgGCTTTATATTGTAAAACGGATCAATGCACCATCAAAACATATTATTTAATGCTTCAGAACAAACAGGAAATAAATCAATAACATATTTGGCTACACAAGTTCTGTTTCTTAGTGAGCTTTACAGCTTAGGTACAAGAAATAATCTGGTGAAAGTGacataaaaatacagagggAGTAGATCACTGTAGGGTCAGGAGATCAATAATCATACCAGTAATCTAACAGGTGGGAGTTTATCAACGTTACAGAGGAACAACCGAAAGCACACCACTGTCCGTTTTCAAAGTGAGAATGAACGGTTTTCACGTCCCAAGTCTTGAAAAGATTGCTGTTAGCAAAGTCATTCCATCTGTAAGTTATAGCCTTAGTGTGCTAGTATGTCTCATGAATCGGGATGATATTTAATGCTGTGACTTGTGCTAATCATGC
The window above is part of the Esox lucius isolate fEsoLuc1 chromosome 4, fEsoLuc1.pri, whole genome shotgun sequence genome. Proteins encoded here:
- the rack1 gene encoding guanine nucleotide-binding protein subunit beta-2-like 1 (The RefSeq protein has 3 substitutions compared to this genomic sequence); the protein is MTEQMTVRGTLKGHNGWVTQIATTPQFPDMILSASRDKSIIMWKLTRDETNYGIPQRALKGHSHFVSDVVISSDGQFALSGSWDGTLRLWDLTTGTTTRRFVGHTKDVLSVAFSADNRQIVSGSRDKTIKLWNTLGVCKYTIQDESHSGWVSCVRFSPNSSNPIIVSRGWDKMVKVWNLANCKLKTNHIGHTGYLNTVTVSPDGSLCASGGKDGQAMLWDLNEGKHLYTLDSGDNINALCFSPNRYWLCAATGPSIKIWDLEGKIIVDELRQEVISTNSKAEPPQCTSLAWFADGQTLFAGYTDNLIRVWQVTIGTR